The Infirmifilum lucidum DNA segment CCAAAGACCCGCGCTACGAGAAAATCGTGGGCATGCACGCAGTTGTGCCAATCTATGAGAGGGAAGTCCCGATTATTGCAGACGAGGCTGTAGACCCCAATTTCGGCACAGGAGCCGTCATGATATGCACGTATGGCGACAAGACAGACGTGAAGTGGCAGAAGAAGTACTCCCTCCCGGTCATAATCTCTATCACTGAGAACGGGTTAATGAACGAGAATGCAGGGCCTCTCAAGGGACTACCAGTCGAGGAGGCTAGGAGGAAGGTCGTCGAGGCTCTCAAGAGTAAAAACCTACTAGTAAAAGTCGAGAGCATCAGGACCAGTATTGGAACGTGCTGGAGGTGCCACACGCCGGTGGAGATCATACCGAAGAAGCAGTGGTTTGTCAAGTCTAGCGCGCTTAATAAACCTGTACTAGAGGAAGGTGTTAAAATCCGCTGGGTTCCGCCTTATATGTACAAGCGCCTGGAGAACTGGGTGTTAAGCCTTGACTGGGACTGGGTCATCTCCCGCCAGAGACTTTTCGCCACGCCGATACCCGTCTACTACTGTAAGGACTGCGGCCACGAGATAGTTGTAGACCCAGAGCACCTGCCGATAGACCCCAGGTTCGACAAACCGCCGATCGAGAAGTGCCCGAAGTGCGGTTCTACGAACCTGGTGGGCGAGAAAGATGTGATGGACACTTGGATGGACTCTAGCATAACAGCTGCGGTGCATGCCGGGTGGCCCGATAACTTCGACGAGAGGCTATTCCCAGCAGACCTCCAACCCAACGGCTACGACATAATAAGGACATGGGACTACTACCTGATACTCCGAGGCATAGCCCTCTTCAACAAGCCCCAGTTTAAGACTGCTCTGATAAACGGGATGGTTAGGGGCACTGATGGGAGAATGATGCACAAGAGCTACGGAAACTACGTCGCTGTGAATGAAGTTCTGGAGAAGTACGGAGCAGATAGCTTTAGGCTCTGGGTTGCCACGGCAGCCTCGACAGGGCAGGATGTAAGGTTCTCGTGGGAGGGCGTGGACTTCGCCCACCGCTTCCTCGTAAAGATCTGGAATGCCGCAAGACTACTACATCCACATCTCAGGGACTACAAACCCTCAGAGGATCACGCGAGGAGTCTGACCGAGGTGGATCACTGGATGCTCCGCGAAGCGTCAAGCATGATTGAGGGTGCCAGAGACGCTCTCGAGAGTTTTGACTTCCAAAGAGCATCTCAGCTAATAGTCGACACTATGTGGCATAAGTTCTGCGACCACTACCTTGAGGCGATAAAGTACCGCTTAGCAAGAGGCGATCCAGGCGCACTCTATGTATCGTACAAGGTACTTCTCTATTCTCTTAACGTACTCTCCGTGTTCACCCCACATATAAGCGAGGAAATATACGACGTCATATACAGGCCGCACGAGAAATACGAGAGTATAACAACAGCTCCCTGGCCCGAGAAGATTGTGTTTGACAGCGAGAGGGCTAGGATAGGAGACATGATAATTGCCACAATAGCAGAGGCCAGGAGGGCAAAGCACGACGCCCGCATAGCCCTTGGGGCCCCAATCAAGGCAATACACCTTCACTCTGAGAAGTACTACGAGATTCTTCCGATGTTCGCCGAAGACCTGAAGGGGACTCTTAGAGCAGACAGCGTCGTGATTCACAGGGGTACTAATGGTTCGCGCAAAGTTCCAGAATACCCCGACATAGCCCTCGATATTGAGAAATGATCAAGCGTTTAATGTTCTCCAAGAAGTATATACCGCTGATACTCAGTGGCAGGAAAACAGCCACGATAAGGGCAACCTCTCCAGGCGTGAAACCCGGAGACGTCATCCTAATACATGCCGGCGGGAAGATAATCGGGAAGGCGGTAATAAAGGAGGTGCGTAGGCTGAGGCTCGGAGAGATTACTGACGAGATCGCGAGACTGGACGGCTTTAACAGCGCAGAAGAGCTGACAAAGGCCCTGCGCGAACACTACCAATACCTGGGAGAAAAGAGCTACGTTTACCTCGTCACGTTCGAGCTCACCGAGAAGTTCGAGAGCTTTGTCGACGAGCACCTAGAAGCCTGGCCCTACGCTGAAACGCCACGGGAAGTCGCTAAAATTGCGCTTCAACATTTGGAGCTGGACGGGGATGAAAGGAATATTCTGATCCTCGTAGCAAGAGAGGGGAGCATCCGCAGGGCAGCATATAAGCTCGGCGACATAAAGCTGAGGCCCGTTGTTAGAGGCGTTCTGCGCGAGGTTGCTAGGCGCCTCGAGGAGAGAGGCCTTGTCAAGCGGAGAGCATAAAACGCCGACCTTAATCACTACTTGAGTGTAATGTCCAGAATACCTGACTACCTTGGGAAGATGCCTCACCTGTCTGTAGGTGTTAGAATCCCAGAGATCTTCCTCGAGGGCATCCTGGAGGGGTTCAAGCAAGAGGAGAGCATTGGCGGCGTAATGCTTTCTTACCACCGCGAGACTGCTCCAGAGTATGTGATAAATGCCCCTCCGGGCACTTATGAGATTACTAGGGGTCACACGGGAACGTCTATTAGAAAGTACATTGAGCTCAGTGTGGCCAGAGCTAGGGAGAAAGGCGTAGCTATAGAGGTGGAGGCCGACCACGTTTCAGTCACAGTATCCAGCACTGAAGCTGTTAGGCGGATAGTAGGGGGAGGGCCTCAGAGAACTCTGTCGAGCGATGATCTTTCAAAAGCTCTACAGTATATCCGGGACGAGATTAGAGAAGCGGCGGAGACTCGCAGTATCAATTTCTTCACGATCGATACATGCGACTTGATAGACTACGGTGCTGACGAGCTAAGCGACGAAGAGGTGGACACCCTATTCAGGGACTATATCGGCGATAGCAGCATAGTAGGCCGCTACACTAGTGTAGACGTAGATCTCGAAGGCTTTCGGCTGAAGTTCAGCGAGCTGGACGCGAAGAGGGTTGCTCTCAAGCTGTATAGAAGCATTGAGGCTGTAGAGCGTGTTTACAGGATCATTAAGGAGGAAGTGCCCTGGGAGTTTGGGGTTGAGATAGCCTTCGACGAGACCCCTAAAACCACAGACCCTAGGGAGCTCTTCTTCGTCCTTCAGGAGGTAACGTCCCGAGGCATACCTGTAGACTTCATTGCCCCGAACGTGGGCTTCAAGAAGAGGGAGGACTATGAAGGTGACCTGGAAGGGCTTTATAGCCGCGTAAAAACATATTCGAAAATCTCGAGCCTCTTCGGGATACTCCTCTCCTTTCACAGCGGTAGCGGAAGCTCGCCCTTCTCGATGAAGGGCCCAGGAGTACACAATGCTATTAGGGAGGCCACCGAGGGGCTTTTCAAGTACAAGGTCTCCGGCGTGTACTTCGAGCTCCTCGTGCACTTAATGTCTGCACATAGCTCTCCGCGTGTCAGGAGGTTTTTTGAGGAGATGTATGAGGATATTCTTTCCTTCCTCGAGCGCCAAGTTCAGAGCAGAGGGGAGCTATATGACAGAACTCTCGAGAGCTTATATGAAGAGCACCTGAGGCTTAGCCAGTCTCGGGGCAAGCGCCTCGTTGACACGCCCCTTTTCCGCCACTACTCCTTCATAGCTCTGAGCCTGAGGAGGGACGGCAGGAGGTACATCCGCGACGGAATAATAGAACTCTACCAGGAGGAGCCTGAGTTCAGGGTGACTGTTGACAGGGAACTTTCAAGACTGACGTCGCAGCTCATCAAGAGCCTCGGCTTCTCCGGTAATGCGGCTCTAGTGCAGGCACACAAATATTTAACCC contains these protein-coding regions:
- a CDS encoding valine--tRNA ligase, encoding MEGTLPKVYDFKAIERKWQKYWEERGIYRFDKHDKTRPTYSIDTPPPYPSGELHVGNALNFSYIDFVARYKRKQGYNVFFPQGWDCHGLPTEVRVEKITGKRKSEFEPLEFIALCKKYTLEWIDSMRRALKGLGLSIDWSTEYMTMDPDYWRRTQLSFVEMYRKGLIYRAEHPVIWCPRCETAIAEAEVEYVEKDRPLYYFKFKVKETGEDLIIASTRPELLPSCVAVAVNPKDPRYEKIVGMHAVVPIYEREVPIIADEAVDPNFGTGAVMICTYGDKTDVKWQKKYSLPVIISITENGLMNENAGPLKGLPVEEARRKVVEALKSKNLLVKVESIRTSIGTCWRCHTPVEIIPKKQWFVKSSALNKPVLEEGVKIRWVPPYMYKRLENWVLSLDWDWVISRQRLFATPIPVYYCKDCGHEIVVDPEHLPIDPRFDKPPIEKCPKCGSTNLVGEKDVMDTWMDSSITAAVHAGWPDNFDERLFPADLQPNGYDIIRTWDYYLILRGIALFNKPQFKTALINGMVRGTDGRMMHKSYGNYVAVNEVLEKYGADSFRLWVATAASTGQDVRFSWEGVDFAHRFLVKIWNAARLLHPHLRDYKPSEDHARSLTEVDHWMLREASSMIEGARDALESFDFQRASQLIVDTMWHKFCDHYLEAIKYRLARGDPGALYVSYKVLLYSLNVLSVFTPHISEEIYDVIYRPHEKYESITTAPWPEKIVFDSERARIGDMIIATIAEARRAKHDARIALGAPIKAIHLHSEKYYEILPMFAEDLKGTLRADSVVIHRGTNGSRKVPEYPDIALDIEK
- a CDS encoding ASCH domain-containing protein, which translates into the protein MIKRLMFSKKYIPLILSGRKTATIRATSPGVKPGDVILIHAGGKIIGKAVIKEVRRLRLGEITDEIARLDGFNSAEELTKALREHYQYLGEKSYVYLVTFELTEKFESFVDEHLEAWPYAETPREVAKIALQHLELDGDERNILILVAREGSIRRAAYKLGDIKLRPVVRGVLREVARRLEERGLVKRRA
- a CDS encoding tagaturonate epimerase family protein, with translation MSRIPDYLGKMPHLSVGVRIPEIFLEGILEGFKQEESIGGVMLSYHRETAPEYVINAPPGTYEITRGHTGTSIRKYIELSVARAREKGVAIEVEADHVSVTVSSTEAVRRIVGGGPQRTLSSDDLSKALQYIRDEIREAAETRSINFFTIDTCDLIDYGADELSDEEVDTLFRDYIGDSSIVGRYTSVDVDLEGFRLKFSELDAKRVALKLYRSIEAVERVYRIIKEEVPWEFGVEIAFDETPKTTDPRELFFVLQEVTSRGIPVDFIAPNVGFKKREDYEGDLEGLYSRVKTYSKISSLFGILLSFHSGSGSSPFSMKGPGVHNAIREATEGLFKYKVSGVYFELLVHLMSAHSSPRVRRFFEEMYEDILSFLERQVQSRGELYDRTLESLYEEHLRLSQSRGKRLVDTPLFRHYSFIALSLRRDGRRYIRDGIIELYQEEPEFRVTVDRELSRLTSQLIKSLGFSGNAALVQAHKYLTRNKR